The Lepeophtheirus salmonis chromosome 3, UVic_Lsal_1.4, whole genome shotgun sequence genomic interval CTTTTTTTATGCATCAATTATGGCACCAACTGAATGAAAGATACCCGTATCATTTGCCTATATTGTCTATACCATTGTTCGgccttaaaagtaaaaaaaggtagctcagaaaaaatatgttggttcaacttttttttagaggagggaggctgttgaaaataaattggaggttgCCTTGAATAAAAGTACTACCTCTATTTTGaggctataaaaaaatcaattaaagacATTGGGCATCATTTTAGGACCCCTGGGATTGCCTGTTTTGTGTTTCCTAAGCTGGGCCCTTAaggctcatttttatgtattgtgAAACAAAAAGGGctttatatactaaaatatatttggtaaaaaaaataaagctaaatattgtatttaaactaGGGGTGGGACCATTAATCAGAATCTGAGAATTAGAGGCTTTTCCTGGAATCAATCGCTATCAGGAAAATCACGTTTAATTTTCGACTCCGATTtctatgtattattatttattactggtatttaacttctcttttttttttcttttcgctGGATCCATGAACGTTTACCTTGAGAAAATTTGCCCTGGGATTACTCGTCTTGAGAAAATTCGCCTTTAGAAAAAGCTCACGGGGTGGAGGAATTACCtttatttccattaaataaaatcaattgtaattcttataaatttacgGAAAAacggtattttttaactaatatttaaaatattaaagaatgagcatatggaatttttccttttcttcattccgtaaaaatcacgtttttcgtattTTAGTCTTGCTACTCCCATGTTTTTGGTTCCCGCTCTGTTCATTCTATAAAGTGCCCACTCTTGTTATAGGATGTATTGGttccaaaattttgacgtcCCTCTGGCCTCAAAATTTTATAGAgcagtgacgtcatcatcaatctaCTTTGGCCATATTGAAGTTAATAACTTCGTATACTTATAagtagtgatggaacgattaatcggaatcaaaGCTTTTTTCTGGAATCAAAATCGGGatagtaatgtttaatttgtgtttctgattctaattttttacttttccaagtaatgaagaaaaaaaataaagtagacCTCCCTcaaaataaggtatttttgctttgtaatagaaaatttaatgtttgaactTCAATAACCTAATaacctttttcatattttttccatacaattttctctaaataactatttatttttgaaatttttctccaaaaaatgtaatatttgcattttcaaaaaattttattataaattaaattattacatttttaatccacaaaagaattaatttttggtgaaaagTTGtcgattttcgaaattttttttgcaaaaaatcaagacatggatttttataattatttgtgaatagttgtgaattttctaaaataatttaaatatgaaattgtatatttgaatttttatttcaaaaaattcaatatttgacatttaatttttgatttttttttttaatcgaaaaacCAAGCTTCTCccactaaaatataatcctgtgaatgcccctgatagcaaaatttgattttttaactattatttaaaatattaaagaatcggcattgCTAACTTTTTACTACAATCGCATCTGAGTCGGCatcggtatttttttaaatcgtccaTTACTACTTACAACTAACAATATTggcaatatattatattccataACTTGAGGGTTAATTCAACGAATTCAATTGGTCAATTGacgtaaataattaaatttaattgttagcTAATTCTAcctaactatgaaattataattcaataattgttaagaGTTATACACATCTTCACCCGAGTTCATTTTGATTTAACCCATAAACATTCAGAATTTTTATCAGCTAAAGGGTGATCGGTAAAGCGTCTCTGCACGGTTCAAAACACACAAATCTATTTCCAAAAGTTTATGGCATTTTTTGCAGACTTTGTACATAGTCCCTAAGATCAAAGGAAGCAGAAAATTGATAGCTGATCAcaaaatactatgtattttcttgtattaGTGAGTAAATATCGTAGGTAGACAgcgttttaaaacttttttttttttgagaaacattataaaaacaaaacggGACGTGGGATTTAACCTATTTCATGTGCCATATTGAGGATCGAAAGCAACTACTTAATGCAGGGGGTGACCTCTTAGACAATATTTCCTATTGTCTAACCATTCTAAAAACTAAATACGGCCACCTCATGCGATGACACGTATGGAACAGATGGCTGTTAGTTAAGATTGAACTGGACCAGACCAATATTGAACTGGACTacactttttaaataagtacAAAGTTCAATTTCACAACATAGCCTTAATAGTCTTGGAGACTGCCACGGAAGATTTCCCACCATAAGGTACAGAAGGTTTCGCCCCTGAAATTACTTATGCCATCtagaacattgaattttttttttcggccTTAATGCCCCTGATGGGTCTTCCTCCAGACCTTCCTAAAAATAGCCTCTTGACGGTATATGAACAAAACTTGCAACAAAGAATAGTACTATGTCAGGACATCATAAAATACCAAGACTGACCCCAAATTTGAGTTACGAAAAATTATATCAGACCctctcaaaaagtattttttgttacaaattataAAGACATTTGCCATGTTTAGTGTGTACTCTGTCTTCACTAGTATCGTCATCTTCGTCAACATCAACTTAAAGAAAGaagacaaaaagaaatataatttcattaagatcatttttttttaaatgttatccATTTACCAGTTTCaaaattgagataaaatgtaattttgatttatgtgtCATTAGAAGGGAACTTAGTGGTACAAAACATGCGATTCGTAACTTAGCTTCTTCACTATCTTTCTGAAAGAGATCTGCCTCTGTACAAACAAAATCtaataattttgagaaagaaTTGCTCTCAATCCACAACAACTGGTTGCAACAATTTACAACCATCCATTCTTACTCCAGGGGAGATAATTCTGCTTGGATCGATCTAATTGCAACTAAATGTGTGCGACGTATCCTTTGGAGTAGTGATATTGAACATGGTGCTAAAGAACTGCCATCCAACATCTGCACACATGTGATGCCTTCCTCAGCTTTATTTGGATTGTACATGTTCAAAAACAACGGGTACTGCACTTCATTTATAGATGTCATTTTCTTCTTGGTCTACTTCTCGCATACAAACTTTTCAACAGTGGCAATAGTGGATATATTGATTTCTGATGCAAGTCCAAGCTGACTGTGCTTCTTTGTTTTTCTGGAGGAGCGTTTATTGTCTTATTTTCCCCTTTCCATTGAGTGACGATGTATAGTCATAACCCGTGAAGGTATGATAGACAGGTAGTCATTTGCAGAATATATCGGCAAGTGATGCATACGTCTGAGTTATGCTTATATCCTGCTTGAGTATTGTTGTCTTGTAATACGGCTTCTATCCATATTTTCAATGAAAGGTCGTAAGAGGAACAGCAGTGTAGGCCAATTACAAGACAATCAGTGTCGGATGTGCAGATAACAACGCTTTTTGGAGACGGTATGTTTTCAAAATGGTAAAACATAGGACTATCTGTTTCTTCATAATCGCAGCAAAGCCTAGCTTCTAGAATTCTAACAACTTTGTAGCATGTATCTTCTGAATTAGTAAAGAGTGTTCTCTGTTGCAATACAACAAGACAAACTATCATCCTCCCAACTGTCGACAAGGAACTTGATCAATGACTTTTTAAAACTGGTATTTCTGAGGGATTGAATCCAGTTTCTTGTGCGTTTCTGTGATGGTCCAGTATATTAGTATGCAACAGAAGATGAAGTTCTTGAATCTCTCACGCAGTCCTTTATTGATGGAGACAGCCATTTGTCAGAAACAAAGTGAATAATGTCCCCATCTGATGAAATCATCCTCTTGAAAATAGAGTGAGAGACTTCAGCCAATCTGGACGGAATAGCAGAGTTCATCTGAAGATATAGGAAGAACGAAGCATTGATGATGGTTGTATTAATTGAGGGTGGAGGGGTTGTTAAAATTTGAGACTTGAGATATTTCATACGTGCTTGCTTATggagttttttatattattcatctaCATTACTAATTGACAGTGGAACTAGTCTATGGGTATACTTTAAAACTTAAATCCACACTACCCATGGCAAATTTctttgtaattttcatttaaatatgtatttataacgtTTATAATACAATGTGTAACTGAAAACGTAGTAAGATTGGGATTGCTATAATGTCCTTATAAAGCAAAAACCAACATATTTGAGGGTGGGGTACTTTTTGAGGGGGTCTGACATAATTTTCTCGGACATCAATTTCTTATCAGTCTTGGTTATTTAGAATGCCCTGAGTTAGTACTATAGATAGATGCAAGTTTCGTCTATGTACTTAATGTAAAACCGTAAATTCAACGTTTTTGGGAGCAACGGGAGGGGGGGTCTGACCTCACTTTATCgacggaattttttttgtcattcttggttttttatgataTCCTGACATATAACTACTATACATGGgtgcaagttttgtccatgtactttatgatttttaaaaaaccctCCAGAGGCTATTTCCAGGGGTTTGGTGGCCAACCCCAGCAGGAGGTTCaggttaacaaaaaaaaattcaatcttttaGGTAATATAAGTAATTTCAGGCACTCTTCTGTACCTTATATAACTATGACTATAACTTATgttggaaatattttaaattctgatAATACCCTTAGAAATTTGGcttcatttttttggaggacgtttaattttagataatatctatttttatcatAGCAAAACGATGTTATTTCACTTAAATAGACATGTATtatattgtcagctgtcgattgctCTATATGCTCTTCCCTTATCAGTGTTCTCAACGTTTATgtgttaaagttaaatttatccttGTTAAGCTATGGACAGTTTCGAATAGTTATTAAAGGATAATTCCACAGTTGGCtgactaccaattgattttgggtcCTTTCatgtgtttctttttagaggaaatgttacgcaatatatattcaaaggtAAGGATGTGTAAATgagagaaaattcaaatttttttatttgtttaaatgtttattgtaataataatttatttggataattttattaatttagagatatgttaataaagtatttgtgagcaaattattttatgaagtatattaatatcttattccaattttttaatttaaatataattttatttagcttttcaaaatattaattatggatTTGGCAAATTATTCTGACTATAATTCAATACATGAAGCAATAATGATTGATTCTTGAATTGAATAAGATGTTTTTTCTGCAAGGATGCTGGAAAATCTTCggtccatttattttatttttgtgattgaATGAGATCTCTGATATCTATGATGGACAGGATGGAATCAATGGACTTGTAAACTATACTACTACAATTCATATTTCCATTGTACCTAGAAACGGGACTTTCTCTCCATCGTTTAACAACTTTTGAATCTTTCATGCGTTTTTGAATAACTGCAGaatactctattttttattaattcatttcttgTAATTTTAAAGAACTGTTACACATTTGGctgattatataataataaaataaagaatagaaGATGAAATGCATCAGAAATGTGATGATGAAGATTCCAattgttcttcaaaaatttgattagaaatatatatgatcAATTTTGAGCCTGAGAGTCACAATGATAAACTAAATCaacaatctttaaataattatcaatataattttccaatctcaaaaatacaacttattCTTCGTCATACTGTATTCTCTATGTTTATAATAAACTATAGTGCTCCTTGAATGCATAGATTAGAAGCTTATATTTTCTTCCACTCGTCTTTATGTCGTTGtcgttgatttttttgtctgttcCTTGAGTTCTTTATGGCAACtgggtcattccacgtcaagtgtacacactttttttggaatttacgGCACGATCATCTCTGATTTTGATGAGCTggattttctatataaaatatgagagtgtgtgaaatattGGGGTTCTGTGATTCACCGTTCTAGGCCCGCTCAAAGTTGGTACCAGGTCGCTTTAGAAGGCCAAGATTCCGCTGGCAGTTgggggataaaaaaaaaatacgtcgaAAGATACTCAAGAACACAAACTTTAACTTACATTtaatcataatcttattttaatcaaatataaaggtTTGGGGCTCTGGTGCGGCCTTCAAAATGGCGTCCCTGCCAAGCAGCAAacctgattttgttttaatttacgTAAAACATGtatcaatatatgttttcaaacatatctCAAATTCAATgtgggatcttaatgggatcacttccaaCAAGAGCATTATTTAGAGTATATAGAGCCGCTTTTATAGCATATTGGTATGATtgttctatattatatataatatacatattttgtgttggttaataaaataaaattggattcttatttatgtataatataattgaaagtttttatattttataaaataacaatatgattgagtcaatcattttcattttaaactaaaattatataacgaATTCAACTTTTGACTCCTCTGATTCACTATACAATCGAACTCTTAGTGATCTGTCCAATTTgggaataaatgaataaagtttttgtatACCATAAATGGTTTTTGCAAAACCAAACTTTTCCTTTAATATATTCTTTCCTTTTTCATAATCTTCACCtgtgcaaaaatatatcttcatattgTCCCGTGCATACTCGAATAAATTATTCGGCTtcgtaatttgatttttttaaggacgTCGGAGGGTTTCTTTCGTAGCTTCTCTTTTAATAGTCCCACCTACACCATTTGAAGGATCCTTGCCGTGACTTGTGGGAAAGAAATGCCACACAGCAGACAATTGAAAGTCATATTGGTGGAACGTGAGGTTCAAGAAGACTTTACAGTTTTGATATTGGCCCGCACACCCGtcggaaaaataatatatatttttttaatatcactcaatttttcctttaaatgatttaatttcttctttgttaaGAAATTGCTTTGGGCCTATGCAATAAAGTCGTGTTTTCCTTGCTTGACtgctttttcaaagaaatgcTCAACAAAATCTTGTATTGGAAGTACTGTAGAAGTTAATTCCCATCCATCAATTGATACCCAGTGTTGAAATTGTACCTCGTCGATGTcgttgttttcaaatttgttgagtaatatattttcatagtcCTCAGTACTTTTGTAGTAATCACAAGTACGAAAGTAGACCGAAGGTAATGCAGGGTTGCATACAATAGATGCAATAACATGTCGGTACATTTGATAAGTTGTTATTTCGGTAATTCTCGATCTTATGATCATAAGTTTaatgttttgataaaaagtgCAAACCCATACAGAGTGTGTACCACTAGTACCGTCAAGAACATATTCCGCTGGTCGAAGGAAAGCAAATTTGGAAAATCCAATGCTCAAATTTAGACGTGTATCCTTAAATCTCTGATAAAGTTCTCTTAAATTGTTCAGAATTAATCGCTTTTGTATCTATTTCTTGTCAGCAGTATTACAACATAATCTTTTTACCAGGTAACACTCTACTTGAATCCTCAGTACGATAATATTCGACcactttgtttattaaatcaGGTGCCAGTGACTTGCCCTCCTTTGGATTAGGAGATGACAACATGCCTCTTTCTTTGAGTAATTCCTTTGCCTGAACTGCCATTCGTTGTGAGCAATTGAAATTCTGCATCATTAATCTGATGCACATAGTCTTGgcgaaaattgtcaaaatctgaattttttgtttattttttgaaacttcatAGTTTTCTATTAGGCCTTTAATCACTTCAGGCATGCAGTATTCCTCCCATAATGGAATATTTGATCTAATTTCGTCAGGAGAACCAATGCCTAAGCCCAGTTTTCTTTTTACGGATTCCTGtactttttttcccttttataaTGCAAAGATTTTTGATTTACCAGCTTTTCGTTTGTCAAATGGACTTTCCCCTAAAAGAGTAAATGACTGATTTAAAGTatccatttcaatatttttctccgAAATTTTATCctcagtaaatattttatcaatttctattGCTATTGGAGAACCACTGATATCTATTTCTGTTGGTGAATCTGTTTTATTGAGTGTTTTCCTGCATCCAGTGCAAAGTCTATCCCCTGCCTTTAATAACGAAGAAAACTACACTAAAAGGGGCTTTGAAACATCCCAAAGATCTGTTctctaattctttttttttttgtgtgtgattTTATAGGATCTGCACAATACTTACGAAATACCTTTTTATTTGCAGATACCACTTTATCAGCAGgttatatcaattttagaatGTGTCTGACTTAATAGTTTTCTTTGAAATGCACACATCAATTAAAGTACAATAAGTCAATACTGCATTTTGATGTTTCAATGATTTAAAACGCAATAAAACTATGTggggatttaaagtactttgaGTACGTAATTTCTTTTGTTATGAATCCAatcatattatacttaaataagaatccaattttattttattaaccaacacaaaagatgtatattatatataatacgagtttaaatatagaacaatcaTACCAATATGCTATAAAAGCGGCTCTATATACTCTAAATAATCCTCTTGttggaagtgatcccattaagatcccactctgaattttggatatgtttgaaaacatatattgatacatgttttatgaaaattaaaacaaaatcaggtTTGTTGGTTGGCAGGGGTGCTATTTTGAAGGCTGCGCCAGagccccaaacttttatttttgattaaaataagattatgattaaatataagtttaagtttgtgttcttgtgcatcttttgacgtattttgtgttaaaattgagCCACTATGAGCGGGCCTAGAACGGCCCAGGTGTGTCACAGAACCCTAATATTTATTGACGTGGAATGTCCCAGCTAAGATTATCTCctcacaaacattcttcaaaatgggaggttactatattatttttcgttttttaatttGCCCAAAATTCACACCACTTtgataactatgtattttatctcaatGCAAGGAATCTAATCAAGCTTTGATAACTTTTGTTATCGCTTTAGGGCACAGGGTGGCTAATCCTCTGTCCTAGGagaaagttattatataaaaccccgagtagataattataagtatgCTATATTAGCCTTTGATCCCCTCCTGCACAAGACAAGACAAAAATTTCGTAACGTAATTAAAAGTAGTTAAAAGTATTCCAGTCTGACGAAATTAGCATTGGACAAAATACAAGTCTCAAATAGaaggagtttttttaaatcaaattttatagaaaaataataaagatgcaaaatttgtgtatcattaatttattgacagtagacatattatttaaatcatcaCTCAGATACTCGATGCGTAcgttaaatatacttaaatacgAGCATTATACATATAGAATCAAattgtgatttattttattagagcaaatatataaagaaatatcattttctaaTCATGTAAAGTGCGTAAAATATAggcttgaaatatattaaatggaactctttatttatatacaatttttaacagctgttctaaaatatcaaatgtattaAGAGTCAAAATACGTGAAATTAATTAACGACCATTTGACGAAAGTATTATGTTTACATTAACAGAAAATGAAGATCAATTcgaaatatagataaattagtTTCTTCAAGTGCGCTcaatagcttcttttttttttgtcatgctGTTATGCTATAATTCTAGGAATTTGATTTGTTTAGACCAgccatttaaatattaatagtaatgaTGATGACCGTTAAAGGACTTTTTTGATATCTCTGtacatatttctaaaaacaatgattaattatcataaaaaaatcaatataaatataaatatttgattaattaattataggaaATGGCTAAACAAAGTGCTCAAAATCAAAGGTAGAGCGAATGCAAGTGAAGAAGCCGAGTTTTCAAGGAAAGTTATTCTTCCCTCAATGCCTTGATTGATTGGGGAAGTTGCATTGATATATGCTTGAAGTGCAGCATAGTCCGTGATATTCCCCTTCACTTTCGACTTCATTAAGTCGGCAAAATTAGGACTTTCGAGTCCTCCCTCTGAAAGAAAGTTTGGAAGAACGATTTGATAGTCATTCTTGTCAACTAGGTCACACCAATTTGTTGCAGAGCACTTATGCTTGGCACTCACGATCCTTTGGCCCACATTGTCGTCCTTGATACTATACACTAGTTTAAGCCCGGAAGAAATCTCTAAAAACGTTGCATAAGTACCATTACCCCACTTGGAGGCAACATTCTCTAGTACCGTTCTAATGGAACTCCCATTAATTGTGATTAGATCCAAAGTATTTCCAAACGGAGCTACAGAGAGTACGTCCTCTCCAGTAATTGAGCCCTTATCAATAATGGATCTAATTCCATCGTCATTGATAAATGCGATGGCATCTGGCTTTTTCAAGGCATGCACCATAGAGTCTGCAACTAGATCCCCAAGATTGCTCTCTTTCATTCTCCCACGAGCAAGAACCACATTTGTGGAGCCAATGGTCTTGTAGTATTGAGCCAATTTGTCTTTGTAAGGTTTCATGACGTTCTCAATGTAGGGATCCTCTTTTCCGTCAAGAAGTTGAACTACTGCCTTGCTAATTCCACTACCCTTGACGGGTTTGAGTAATTCACCGTTACcatcaaaattgacttttaacTGTCCCAAATACTTTGAGTAGCAATAGGCTTGAACCACAGGAACAACTTTTCCAGAACTCTGAGATACGTATGTAGGGTAATCTCCAACTATATGATCATTGAGTGGCGGGGTTTCACCCTT includes:
- the LOC121114361 gene encoding snake venom 5'-nucleotidase gives rise to the protein MNTLNVLLTGSNNLLILSCLFGLCSSLSVSRSSSENETSNVSFDILHVNDIHAHFDQLNAINSRCRTESEKCYGGFPRLFESVKSLRDSLNKSLLLNAGDYYEGTMWYTIFKYEPVIEFSNLLNYTAASIGNHEFDDGLEGLKPFIEGANFPILACNIRYKGLESLQFKKSIVDISLGVKIGIIGYVTTETAYSTNSSIPKLLEFLDEVPAIREEAKKLIKEGVKIIIALGHSGYEKDLEIAKKVEEVDLVVGGHSHSFLYPKGETPPLNDHIVGDYPTYVSQSSGKVVPVVQAYCYSKYLGQLKVNFDGNGELLKPVKGSGISKAVVQLLDGKEDPYIENVMKPYKDKLAQYYKTIGSTNVVLARGRMKESNLGDLVADSMVHALKKPDAIAFINDDGIRSIIDKGSITGEDVLSVAPFGNTLDLITINGSSIRTVLENVASKWGNGTYATFLEISSGLKLVYSIKDDNVGQRIVSAKHKCSATNWCDLVDKNDYQIVLPNFLSEGGLESPNFADLMKSKVKGNITDYAALQAYINATSPINQGIEGRITFLENSASSLAFALPLILSTLFSHFL